A region from the Paenibacillus humicola genome encodes:
- a CDS encoding ABC transporter permease has product MEAELAQNPIGMSQRPVSLWKRLVQQRYIYLLMLPGILYFILFKLLPLWGLLLAFQNFSPFAGFLHSDWVGLKNFTDLFRDDHFYGMLRNTLLINVFGLVFFFPMPIILAIMLNEIKSESFKRINQSIVYMPHFLSWVVVASLTYIMMSTDVGMINKLLHEWGFNTVSFLTEPKLFWIILTVQLIWKDVGWGTIIFLAAIAGVDPQRYEAAVLDGANRWQLIRHVTLPAIAPTVIILLILRLGQMADVGFEQVLLMTNPLVNSVAEVFDTYAYNMGILRGNVSVGVAVGLFKGLVGLVLVMSSNFVTKKMGHEGIY; this is encoded by the coding sequence ATGGAAGCTGAACTTGCGCAAAACCCGATCGGAATGAGCCAAAGACCCGTCAGCTTGTGGAAGCGGCTGGTTCAGCAACGCTATATTTACCTCTTGATGCTGCCGGGCATCCTGTATTTCATCCTGTTCAAGCTGCTGCCGCTGTGGGGACTGCTGCTCGCTTTCCAAAATTTCAGTCCGTTCGCGGGGTTTCTGCACAGCGACTGGGTCGGGCTTAAAAACTTTACGGATTTGTTCCGGGATGATCATTTCTACGGCATGCTTCGCAATACGCTGCTGATTAATGTGTTCGGGCTCGTCTTTTTCTTCCCGATGCCCATTATTCTGGCGATCATGCTCAACGAGATCAAGAGCGAATCGTTCAAGCGCATCAACCAATCGATCGTATATATGCCGCACTTTTTGTCCTGGGTTGTCGTGGCGAGCTTGACCTACATTATGATGTCGACGGACGTCGGGATGATTAATAAGCTGCTGCATGAGTGGGGCTTCAATACCGTTTCCTTCCTGACCGAGCCCAAGCTGTTCTGGATCATTTTGACGGTACAGCTGATTTGGAAGGACGTCGGATGGGGCACGATTATTTTCTTGGCGGCCATCGCCGGCGTCGACCCGCAGCGTTATGAAGCGGCGGTGCTGGACGGCGCCAACCGCTGGCAGCTGATCCGGCATGTGACCCTGCCGGCGATCGCGCCGACCGTGATCATTTTGCTCATTTTACGGCTCGGGCAAATGGCCGATGTCGGCTTCGAGCAGGTTCTGCTGATGACGAATCCCCTTGTCAATTCGGTCGCCGAAGTATTCGACACATATGCTTACAATATGGGGATTTTGCGGGGGAACGTAAGCGTCGGGGTTGCCGTCGGTTTGTTTAAAGGCTTGGTAGGCCTCGTTCTGGTCATGTCATCTAATTTTGTTACGAAGAAAATGGGGCATGAAGGCATCTATTAA
- a CDS encoding extracellular solute-binding protein — translation MIKRYRAKACIVMLLGLVIALIASGCSSGGSNGGPAGNTSGGSGADSGASSGNSGTQEQADSGPLPVQMIAGLYNEAPDMNNEFWAELQKRLNVKLDINWIPSGDFDTKLDLILSSGNLPEIVAYPNQTLSPSMISAIKNGAFWDLTPLLGDLSAYPNLKNNLPPNALKYLSMNGKIYGLPRTRSRIDEGLNIRKDWLDKLHIPVPTTLDEYRDALKKIVAADPSGQGTFGIIGNGTIVSDGDGTFEAAFGAYKPTYNDDGGLIWHQLTPQYTDMVNYFRGLYADGSMAKEFSTMKVAQAQQIESAGRSATYVRSIKWLYGFETTAKKAQPDAQIMVLPPLKGPGGYNVELSTAVNGGFFISKKVPEDKVKRILKYLDASASKEMTDFAYNGQEGVHYNMVNGNKVPTDLAKQINTTSLGASVLALTEWGKVDDPAAPKEYNDEKHKEAADYEKVGVINPFLVLHSDTWSDIWPKYSDEWESMVTQAIAGKISMDDYKAYVAKLNDMSDFKKAYKEFADAYTYIK, via the coding sequence ATGATCAAGCGTTATCGAGCAAAAGCGTGCATTGTGATGCTGTTAGGTCTTGTAATCGCTTTAATTGCCAGCGGCTGTTCGTCCGGGGGTTCGAACGGAGGGCCGGCCGGCAACACGTCCGGCGGGTCCGGCGCGGATTCCGGAGCTTCAAGCGGAAACAGCGGCACGCAGGAACAGGCTGACAGCGGCCCGCTGCCGGTTCAAATGATCGCCGGCTTGTACAATGAAGCGCCCGATATGAACAACGAATTTTGGGCGGAGCTGCAGAAGCGGCTTAATGTGAAGCTTGACATCAACTGGATTCCATCCGGGGATTTCGATACGAAGCTGGATCTGATCTTGTCTTCGGGAAATCTGCCCGAAATTGTCGCCTACCCGAACCAAACGCTTTCGCCATCGATGATCAGCGCGATCAAAAACGGGGCGTTCTGGGACCTTACGCCGCTGCTAGGCGACCTGAGCGCCTACCCGAACCTGAAGAACAACCTGCCGCCCAATGCCTTGAAGTATTTGTCCATGAACGGCAAGATTTACGGGCTGCCGAGAACGAGATCGCGGATCGACGAAGGACTGAATATCCGCAAAGACTGGCTGGACAAGCTGCATATTCCGGTGCCGACGACGCTGGATGAATACCGGGATGCGCTGAAGAAGATCGTGGCCGCGGATCCGTCCGGACAAGGGACATTCGGCATTATCGGCAACGGGACCATTGTAAGTGACGGGGACGGCACCTTCGAGGCGGCGTTCGGCGCTTACAAGCCCACCTATAACGACGACGGCGGTCTGATTTGGCATCAGCTGACCCCGCAATACACCGACATGGTGAACTATTTCCGCGGGCTGTACGCGGACGGCAGCATGGCCAAAGAGTTCTCCACGATGAAGGTGGCGCAAGCGCAGCAAATCGAATCGGCCGGCAGATCGGCGACCTATGTCCGCAGCATTAAATGGCTGTACGGCTTCGAAACGACGGCGAAGAAAGCTCAGCCGGACGCTCAAATTATGGTGCTTCCGCCGCTCAAGGGACCGGGCGGCTACAATGTCGAGCTTTCAACCGCAGTCAACGGGGGCTTCTTCATTTCGAAAAAAGTGCCGGAAGATAAAGTCAAGCGTATTCTGAAATACTTGGATGCCAGCGCATCGAAGGAAATGACCGATTTTGCCTATAACGGTCAGGAAGGCGTCCACTACAACATGGTGAACGGCAACAAGGTGCCTACGGATCTGGCGAAGCAGATTAATACGACAAGCTTGGGTGCCAGCGTACTGGCGTTGACGGAATGGGGCAAAGTCGACGATCCGGCGGCGCCGAAGGAATATAACGACGAGAAGCATAAAGAAGCAGCCGATTACGAGAAAGTCGGCGTCATCAATCCGTTCCTCGTGCTGCACTCGGATACGTGGTCCGATATTTGGCCGAAATATTCGGATGAATGGGAGTCCATGGTCACGCAGGCGATTGCCGGTAAAATTTCGATGGACGATTACAAAGCTTACGTAGCCAAACTGAACGACATGTCCGATTTCAAAAAGGCTTACAAGGAGTTTGCCGACGCTTATACCTACATCAAGTAA
- a CDS encoding AraC family transcriptional regulator, whose product MRKWFKFLWFRKYLVRIMALGCLSVCLPIILIGTVYYHYAERTTIRQIEDEADSSLMLSQDRVEKILQTLELDSYRLAASEIIRKSLYAPHFDEDLILHGNIMKMLEITKNADDYINDVVYYNQPFGAVLSNNYGYVDAASYPDGPDIREAIRLDKKARWVYLPMGKKRGSLSYVQYLPVIPNDREPNGFVMIYASTQEINNYLVGSLGISLQASVLVLDEHNRYLLGTGEFAPNQAGGAPVPGTALQTVAANSERTGHFFQNKTLYAYSKSPMGRTYLLEIPYSEVTESLKWNRMFFTTTLCFFLSLGLLLTLAASFSAYMPIRQLLNLGKRLYKENASPQNEISFIRQCLNHLKEKSDLLMQTIDHLDPGLVEQFLQKLMEENSIIEHLIEENDSIKRIAGQSKYVILIVTVSNLHKDRRFNAKDNRILKFVIQNVMKELLDKDGLSGSVVHDSKLRAIAVLYGEQDTSSGIFLQQAKQYARQISAAIRQYLKLTVFVGIGNIVESFEDMPRSYQEALDALQRRIYRDDDAVLFIADSLTRKGVYYYPFHLKQAVVDALISGDEAKAGKSLEEYIRALRISESYEIVSHGYHALLYAVMELLERETDYEAEYLQWLDLRLFDQLQERKTPGEVYDWFAEYLFPMYQGVRERHSNVHTIVQRVSRYIHDHACEDLSLSSIADMVGVSPSHLSRLFKKEMGVSFLNYVLECKIHAAMILMKETDLSISEIAAKIGYSERNFSRVFQKYVHMTPGQYKSMQP is encoded by the coding sequence ATGAGGAAGTGGTTTAAATTCCTTTGGTTTCGAAAATATTTGGTCCGGATCATGGCGCTAGGCTGCTTGTCCGTTTGTTTGCCGATTATTTTAATCGGCACGGTTTACTATCATTACGCGGAACGAACGACCATTCGTCAAATCGAGGATGAAGCGGATTCTTCGCTGATGCTCTCCCAGGACCGCGTGGAAAAGATTCTTCAAACCCTCGAACTCGACTCCTACCGATTGGCCGCCAGCGAAATCATTCGAAAATCCTTGTATGCACCGCATTTCGATGAAGATCTGATTTTACACGGCAATATTATGAAAATGCTGGAAATCACAAAAAACGCGGACGATTATATCAACGATGTGGTGTATTACAATCAGCCGTTTGGCGCGGTGCTGTCGAATAATTACGGGTATGTGGACGCCGCCTCCTACCCGGACGGTCCGGATATTCGGGAAGCGATACGTCTGGATAAAAAGGCGCGCTGGGTGTATTTGCCGATGGGGAAAAAAAGAGGCTCCCTCTCCTATGTCCAATATTTGCCGGTGATACCGAACGACCGCGAGCCGAACGGCTTCGTCATGATCTATGCGAGCACCCAGGAGATCAACAACTATCTGGTCGGTTCACTGGGCATTTCGCTGCAGGCGTCCGTTCTGGTGCTGGATGAGCATAATCGGTATTTGCTGGGCACGGGGGAGTTCGCTCCGAATCAAGCGGGAGGCGCTCCGGTCCCGGGGACGGCCTTGCAAACCGTAGCCGCCAATTCGGAACGTACCGGGCATTTCTTCCAAAACAAGACGCTGTATGCCTATTCGAAATCGCCGATGGGCCGAACGTATTTGCTGGAAATCCCGTACAGCGAAGTGACGGAAAGCTTAAAGTGGAACCGGATGTTTTTTACGACGACCCTTTGCTTTTTCCTGAGTCTCGGCCTTCTTCTGACGCTGGCGGCTTCCTTCAGCGCCTATATGCCGATCCGGCAGCTGCTGAACTTGGGCAAACGTTTGTATAAGGAGAACGCCTCTCCGCAGAACGAGATTTCGTTTATCCGGCAATGTCTGAATCATTTGAAGGAAAAATCGGATCTCCTGATGCAGACAATCGACCATTTGGATCCGGGGCTGGTGGAGCAGTTCCTTCAGAAGCTCATGGAAGAAAATTCCATTATCGAGCATCTAATTGAAGAGAATGACTCGATTAAACGGATCGCCGGTCAGTCCAAGTATGTGATTCTGATCGTCACGGTCAGCAACCTGCACAAGGACAGGCGGTTCAATGCCAAGGATAACCGGATTCTGAAGTTTGTCATCCAGAATGTCATGAAGGAGCTGCTGGATAAGGATGGCTTGTCCGGCAGCGTCGTTCACGACAGCAAGCTGAGGGCGATCGCCGTTCTCTACGGGGAGCAGGATACGTCTTCCGGCATCTTTTTGCAGCAGGCCAAACAATACGCCCGTCAAATATCCGCTGCGATCAGGCAGTATCTGAAGCTGACCGTATTTGTCGGCATCGGCAATATAGTTGAAAGCTTCGAGGATATGCCAAGGTCATATCAGGAAGCGCTTGACGCGCTGCAAAGGCGGATTTACCGGGACGACGACGCGGTTCTGTTTATCGCCGATTCCTTGACCCGTAAAGGGGTCTATTATTATCCCTTTCATCTGAAACAAGCGGTGGTGGATGCGCTTATTTCCGGGGACGAGGCAAAAGCCGGAAAAAGTCTGGAGGAATATATTCGTGCGCTGAGGATTTCCGAATCGTATGAAATCGTCTCGCACGGATACCATGCCCTTCTTTATGCCGTCATGGAACTGCTGGAGCGCGAAACCGATTATGAAGCGGAGTATTTGCAGTGGCTGGACCTCCGGCTGTTCGATCAGCTGCAGGAACGGAAAACGCCCGGTGAAGTGTACGACTGGTTTGCAGAATATTTGTTTCCGATGTACCAGGGCGTCCGGGAGCGCCATTCCAACGTCCATACGATCGTTCAGCGTGTGAGCCGTTACATTCATGATCATGCCTGCGAAGACTTGTCGCTTTCCTCAATTGCGGATATGGTCGGGGTCAGCCCTTCCCATTTGAGCCGTTTATTCAAAAAAGAGATGGGCGTTTCGTTTTTGAATTACGTTCTCGAGTGCAAAATTCATGCGGCGATGATTTTGATGAAGGAGACGGACCTGAGCATTTCCGAAATCGCGGCCAAAATCGGTTATTCCGAACGGAATTTCTCCCGCGTGTTTCAAAAATATGTGCACATGACCCCCGGTCAATACAAATCGATGCAGCCGTAA
- a CDS encoding RNA polymerase sigma factor: MKPWTEFEDVIKPHMGPLRTYCLYLTASKWEAEDLLQEALLRAFQMYRKKGEFQHPRSLLYKITRNLHIDLCRRRRGVTVPIEEAMEQPHHDQNYASVRGLLEWLTESLSEREVDMLMLAEVFRYTYQDIADELRCSVPAVKMVLHRSKQALRKQAETPEADTVKTRKTGRKPRKFAVERWTAALMTGEL; encoded by the coding sequence ATGAAGCCGTGGACTGAATTCGAGGACGTCATCAAGCCGCATATGGGGCCGCTGCGGACCTACTGCCTCTATTTGACCGCATCCAAATGGGAAGCGGAGGATTTGCTGCAGGAAGCGCTGCTCCGCGCCTTTCAGATGTACCGGAAAAAAGGGGAGTTTCAGCACCCCCGCTCGCTGCTGTACAAAATTACGCGCAATCTTCATATCGATCTGTGCCGCCGGCGCCGCGGCGTCACCGTCCCGATCGAAGAGGCGATGGAGCAGCCGCACCACGACCAGAACTATGCCTCCGTCCGGGGACTGCTCGAGTGGCTGACGGAGTCGCTGTCCGAACGCGAGGTCGACATGCTGATGCTCGCCGAGGTGTTCCGCTACACGTATCAGGATATTGCCGACGAGCTGCGCTGCAGCGTTCCGGCGGTGAAGATGGTGCTGCACCGTTCGAAGCAGGCGCTCCGCAAGCAGGCGGAAACGCCGGAAGCGGATACGGTCAAAACGCGTAAAACGGGGCGGAAGCCGCGCAAGTTTGCGGTTGAACGCTGGACGGCGGCGCTGATGACGGGAGAGCTGTAG
- a CDS encoding phosphatase PAP2 family protein, translating into MWTLWLLLLAAGGRLERFDLSIIHAVQGRENAAMTAAAERFTAIGSSKVVIPLVLGTAVLLFFLLKHRRELALLTGGMLGSTLLNELLKRIYHRARPDIHRIVAETGYSYPSGHAMASLTFYGLLVYLLWRHLSSRGWRLVLLAFSFCMIACIGLSRIYLGVHYPSDVLGGYWASGCWMAFCILLYRRYERGRLGGGRRKAKSIIFTSGS; encoded by the coding sequence ATGTGGACCTTATGGCTGCTGCTGCTTGCCGCCGGCGGGAGGCTGGAACGTTTCGACTTATCGATTATCCATGCGGTGCAAGGTCGCGAGAACGCTGCGATGACGGCCGCCGCGGAGCGGTTTACCGCAATCGGCTCGTCCAAAGTCGTCATCCCGCTCGTGCTCGGAACGGCCGTCCTGCTGTTCTTCCTGCTGAAGCACCGGCGGGAGCTGGCGCTGCTCACCGGCGGCATGCTCGGCTCGACGCTGCTGAACGAGCTGCTTAAGCGGATCTATCACAGAGCGCGTCCGGATATTCACCGAATCGTGGCGGAAACCGGGTACAGCTATCCGAGCGGCCACGCGATGGCGTCGCTCACCTTTTACGGCCTGCTCGTTTATTTGCTTTGGCGGCACTTGTCTTCGCGGGGCTGGCGGCTCGTTCTGCTCGCATTCAGCTTCTGCATGATCGCATGTATCGGCCTCAGCCGGATTTACCTGGGCGTTCATTACCCTTCGGATGTGCTTGGGGGCTACTGGGCGAGCGGCTGCTGGATGGCGTTCTGCATCCTGCTGTATCGGCGTTATGAGCGCGGGAGACTCGGCGGCGGGCGGCGGAAGGCGAAATCGATCATTTTCACATCAGGTTCATAA
- a CDS encoding GerAB/ArcD/ProY family transporter, producing MKPVMKISGNQILWMLATMEFGATVLLTFAPTFEHAKQDVWIAALLSGASALFITYLAVKIGSYFPKMTFVEYTQVLFGKWCGRLIVVPYFIMLFSVIPVIMRQGADFITITLLQETPVWAVLVLIGIITVYVALSGIEGIARSSEFLGPFIYFLLLVLIVALMKDVNWHYVLPVYVDTGWKEIARGSVYMTGFLGEAVLLIFLYPFIDSPKGVYRYTLIGVGLAWLFLAMCIVIVLTLFGPDFAEKMWYPAYGAVRFVSLGGFVERIDPVGILIWLYSYIIKLSMYLFITAYSFSQWLKLKKWKRLIWLVVAVGIIGGLLPKNIVSTNMVYAQTVFQMYVLPINMVLIPLLVWIAAAIRARKRPKAGR from the coding sequence ATGAAGCCGGTGATGAAAATATCGGGAAACCAGATTTTATGGATGCTGGCGACGATGGAATTCGGAGCCACCGTGCTGCTGACCTTTGCTCCGACGTTTGAGCACGCCAAGCAGGATGTATGGATCGCCGCGCTGCTGTCGGGCGCTTCCGCGCTGTTTATCACCTATCTCGCGGTGAAGATCGGCTCCTATTTTCCCAAAATGACGTTCGTCGAATATACGCAGGTGCTGTTCGGCAAATGGTGCGGCAGGCTGATCGTGGTGCCCTATTTTATCATGCTGTTCTCGGTGATCCCGGTCATCATGCGGCAGGGCGCGGATTTCATTACGATCACCCTGCTGCAGGAAACGCCGGTCTGGGCGGTTCTCGTACTGATCGGCATCATCACGGTCTATGTGGCGCTAAGCGGTATCGAAGGGATCGCCCGCTCCAGCGAATTTCTGGGACCGTTCATTTATTTTCTGCTGCTTGTTCTGATTGTGGCGCTGATGAAGGACGTCAATTGGCATTATGTACTCCCCGTGTATGTCGATACAGGATGGAAGGAAATTGCCCGCGGATCGGTCTATATGACCGGGTTTCTGGGCGAAGCCGTGCTGCTCATTTTTTTGTATCCGTTCATCGATTCTCCCAAAGGGGTTTACCGCTATACGCTGATCGGCGTCGGGCTGGCCTGGCTGTTTTTGGCGATGTGTATCGTGATTGTCCTGACGCTGTTCGGTCCCGATTTTGCGGAAAAAATGTGGTACCCCGCTTACGGCGCGGTTCGTTTCGTATCGTTAGGGGGTTTCGTGGAACGGATCGATCCGGTCGGCATCCTGATCTGGCTGTACAGTTATATTATCAAGCTGTCGATGTACCTCTTCATTACCGCTTACAGCTTCTCCCAATGGCTGAAGCTGAAGAAGTGGAAGCGGCTGATCTGGCTTGTCGTGGCGGTCGGCATCATCGGCGGCCTGCTGCCGAAGAACATCGTTTCGACGAATATGGTGTACGCCCAAACCGTCTTTCAGATGTACGTTCTTCCCATCAACATGGTGCTCATTCCGCTGCTCGTGTGGATCGCGGCAGCGATTCGCGCTAGAAAAAGGCCGAAGGCCGGAAGATAA
- a CDS encoding Ger(x)C family spore germination protein has translation MRKIAIRCLLLIVLILIPTGCWSKHELKEVGFILGWGMDLEEAGKYKGTAQIALPSALAVSQSGGGQAGRRYVTLSASGKSILDVAGGIQQKTSRFLFAGHRQNIFLGERLARHGLAHIIDEYSRNPNVRLRTEIFVVKGGTASEMLDANRPFERVPVMGFNKLYATIGGKALNSFLELLVDSSDPSSCPVIPAFKIEPVEGDHPAIKYAGSGVFTKDLRLVGYLNEAESLLRLWMLNQHFRTFAYTLPADESKQPISVEIEHLKGTIRSSAVNGKPSFRIELGGKGFLRENETDVNLSKPHRIEDFERQLNAALETEVMKMVRRTQTVYKTDIFHFGQKLHRQHPFVWKKMKNNWEEKFPEANVTIVSRVVISRVGLTGTPAHLPQGGGMP, from the coding sequence ATGCGTAAAATTGCGATTCGATGCCTGCTGCTCATCGTATTGATCCTGATTCCGACCGGCTGTTGGAGCAAGCACGAGCTGAAGGAAGTCGGCTTTATTCTCGGCTGGGGGATGGACCTCGAAGAGGCCGGCAAATACAAGGGCACGGCCCAAATTGCTCTGCCGTCCGCGCTGGCGGTTTCGCAATCCGGGGGCGGCCAGGCCGGCCGCCGGTACGTTACCCTTTCGGCATCGGGAAAAAGCATTCTGGACGTCGCAGGGGGCATCCAGCAAAAAACGTCCCGTTTTCTGTTTGCCGGCCACCGGCAAAATATATTTCTCGGCGAACGTCTGGCCCGTCACGGTCTGGCCCATATCATCGACGAGTACAGCCGCAACCCCAATGTTCGGCTGCGTACCGAAATTTTCGTCGTCAAGGGAGGAACGGCGAGCGAAATGCTGGATGCCAACCGGCCGTTTGAGCGGGTGCCGGTCATGGGATTCAACAAGCTCTATGCGACGATCGGCGGCAAGGCGCTCAATTCGTTTCTCGAGCTGCTGGTCGATTCGAGCGATCCGAGCAGCTGCCCGGTCATACCCGCGTTTAAGATTGAACCCGTCGAAGGCGATCATCCGGCTATTAAATACGCCGGGAGCGGGGTGTTTACGAAGGATCTCCGGCTGGTTGGATATTTGAACGAAGCGGAGTCGCTTCTGCGGCTCTGGATGTTAAATCAGCATTTCCGGACGTTTGCCTATACGCTGCCTGCCGATGAATCGAAGCAGCCGATTTCAGTCGAAATCGAGCATTTGAAGGGAACGATTCGCTCATCGGCGGTAAACGGCAAACCGTCCTTCCGGATCGAGCTCGGCGGCAAAGGTTTTCTTCGCGAGAACGAGACGGACGTCAATTTATCCAAACCGCACCGAATCGAGGACTTTGAGCGTCAGCTGAACGCCGCCTTGGAAACCGAGGTGATGAAGATGGTCCGCCGGACGCAAACGGTATACAAGACGGATATTTTTCATTTCGGGCAAAAGCTTCACCGCCAGCATCCCTTCGTCTGGAAGAAGATGAAGAACAATTGGGAGGAGAAGTTCCCCGAAGCGAATGTGACGATCGTATCGCGCGTCGTCATCTCCCGGGTCGGGCTGACCGGCACGCCGGCGCACTTACCGCAAGGAGGGGGCATGCCATGA
- a CDS encoding spore germination protein: MAVKTRVGDQQAGMAVPESGIPENAKLSGRLQSDKETLLRIFERCGDLKMQPYLLPNGTEVLIVYFHGMTQSFLLEQLILNPLLSQSAVPELLKGADLAQHLQMQVLRLPLSFEDGNIRKISSSLLTGHVCILLDGSPKAILAAICGSEHRSIEEPSSELSLRGPRAGFIEDIVINSNLMRIKLRSERLKIEYMTIGSISNTMVAVVYLSGVVNETVLQEVRRRLSEIKLDAVLDSGLLEEWLEEKHYSPFPQLQNTERPDVLAANLLEGKVGIMADGSPFALIAPYTFWGGIQASEDYYERFIYTSLIRALRMLLLFLSLTLPSIYVAITTFHPQMMPTDLLLSFSSATEPSPFPAIIEALIMEFLFEALREAGIRLPKHVGSAISIVGALVIGQAAVQAGVISAPMVIVVSITGIASFAIPRYSFGIGFRMLRFPLLFLSGMFGLVGLGVGLVAILCHLVNLRSFGVLYFSPVAPLSKRNLNDVIVRVPRWLQPFLPKSVAGGLKRRGTV; this comes from the coding sequence ATGGCCGTCAAAACTCGCGTCGGGGACCAACAAGCAGGGATGGCCGTGCCGGAATCCGGTATTCCGGAGAACGCGAAGCTGTCGGGCCGGCTGCAATCGGACAAGGAGACGCTTCTCCGGATTTTCGAACGCTGCGGCGACCTCAAAATGCAGCCTTATCTCCTGCCGAACGGGACGGAAGTGCTGATCGTTTATTTTCACGGCATGACGCAAAGCTTTTTGCTCGAACAGCTTATCCTAAACCCGCTTCTGTCGCAAAGCGCGGTGCCGGAATTGTTGAAAGGCGCCGATTTGGCGCAGCACCTCCAGATGCAAGTGCTTCGCCTGCCGCTTTCCTTCGAGGACGGGAATATCCGGAAAATCTCGTCCAGTCTGCTGACCGGCCATGTCTGCATCCTTCTCGACGGATCTCCGAAGGCTATCCTGGCGGCCATCTGCGGCTCCGAGCACCGTTCGATCGAAGAGCCCTCGTCGGAGCTGTCGCTGCGCGGACCGCGGGCGGGCTTCATCGAGGATATCGTCATCAATTCGAATCTGATGCGGATCAAGCTGAGAAGCGAACGGCTGAAAATCGAGTATATGACGATCGGCAGCATCTCGAATACGATGGTCGCCGTCGTTTATCTGAGCGGAGTCGTCAACGAAACCGTTCTGCAGGAGGTGCGCCGTCGGCTGTCGGAAATCAAGCTCGACGCCGTGCTCGACAGCGGGTTATTGGAGGAATGGCTGGAGGAGAAGCATTATTCCCCGTTCCCGCAGCTCCAAAATACCGAACGGCCGGACGTACTGGCGGCGAATCTGCTGGAGGGCAAGGTCGGCATCATGGCCGACGGCTCGCCCTTTGCGCTCATTGCCCCTTATACGTTCTGGGGAGGCATTCAGGCGTCGGAGGATTATTACGAGCGGTTTATTTATACGTCGCTCATCCGGGCGCTGCGCATGCTGCTGCTGTTTCTGTCGCTGACCCTGCCGTCGATTTACGTGGCGATTACGACCTTTCACCCGCAGATGATGCCGACCGACCTGCTGCTCAGCTTCTCGTCCGCGACCGAGCCGAGCCCTTTTCCCGCCATTATCGAAGCGCTTATTATGGAGTTTCTGTTCGAAGCGCTGCGGGAAGCGGGCATCCGTCTGCCGAAGCACGTCGGATCCGCGATCAGCATCGTCGGGGCGCTCGTGATCGGGCAGGCGGCCGTGCAGGCCGGCGTTATCTCGGCTCCGATGGTTATCGTCGTCTCGATTACGGGCATCGCGTCATTCGCCATTCCGCGCTACAGCTTCGGCATCGGGTTCCGAATGCTCCGGTTCCCGCTGCTGTTCCTGTCTGGCATGTTCGGTCTCGTCGGCCTGGGCGTCGGCCTTGTCGCCATTCTCTGCCATCTCGTCAATCTCAGGTCGTTCGGCGTTCTCTATTTCAGTCCGGTCGCCCCGCTGTCGAAGCGGAATTTGAACGATGTCATCGTCCGCGTCCCCAGATGGCTCCAGCCCTTCCTGCCGAAAAGCGTCGCGGGCGGCTTGAAACGGCGGGGGACCGTATAA